In Roseimicrobium gellanilyticum, the following are encoded in one genomic region:
- a CDS encoding PSD1 and planctomycete cytochrome C domain-containing protein, translating to MRMVAASAGVGLLALSLPLRAAETGAVDFIRKVQPILQQHCVKCHGPEEQNGGLRYDDKVGAFAQGDSGGHAIVPGKPEESQLLKRITSTHKEEQMPPKGARLSAAEVETLKSWITSGAQWPEHVVAQKPKKNGSDHWSFQPIANPTPPSVKDAQWAFTPLDRFVQAPREAAGLTASPDADPVALVRRATYDLTGLPPTPAEVESFVAACKTPGGTPAAFAAWVDRLLDNPRYGERWGRHWMDWVRYADTAGDNSDYPIPQAYLYRNYIIESFNADLPYNRFITEQIAGDLLPAETQQQQNRQTIATGYLAMARRFGSLVERYPWHLTIEDTLDNMGRTMMGLTLSCARCHDHKFDPISTRDYYGLYGIFASTRYPFPGLELFKTQRDFVPLIPQEEVRKTMQPYQAKTDELTRELERLLALCEKKSLENAAKEGERSLNEQRQAKGELDGMLFKAREAGEALADYLKTTPVIPTAYAVQEAKPLNARVQIKGEPDRLGAEVPRHFLEVLGGQTLPDQAQSGSGRLELAKWITDEKNPLTARVIVNRVWQRHFGTGLVSSTSDFGLRGEKPTHPELLDWLAREFMRSGWSMKHLHRIIMTSHTYQLSSQDTDDNVASDPGNKLYWKFTRQRLDAESLRDTLLFISGGLDTTPQMKPYAFPPSKQWGYTQHHPFKDDYPSSKRSVYLMTKRLTAKSYFQTFDGADPNVCTSNRDSSVTALQALYFVNDKFLHEQAERFAKKITRESQNDEQRLDSAFTAILSRLPDEEESTLMLSYVNEMRQRMQPDPSGDRQAWTSLIRTLFRLNEFMYLD from the coding sequence ATGAGAATGGTCGCCGCCAGTGCGGGCGTCGGCCTGCTCGCGCTTTCGCTCCCCCTCAGGGCAGCGGAGACTGGCGCTGTGGATTTCATCAGGAAGGTGCAGCCGATCCTGCAGCAGCACTGCGTGAAATGCCACGGACCCGAGGAGCAGAATGGCGGCCTGCGTTATGACGACAAGGTGGGCGCTTTTGCCCAGGGGGATTCCGGTGGTCATGCGATCGTTCCCGGTAAACCGGAGGAGAGCCAGCTCCTGAAGCGCATCACCTCCACACACAAGGAGGAGCAGATGCCGCCGAAAGGTGCGAGACTCAGCGCGGCGGAAGTGGAAACATTGAAGTCATGGATCACCTCCGGCGCCCAGTGGCCCGAACATGTGGTCGCGCAAAAACCGAAAAAGAACGGTAGCGATCACTGGTCCTTCCAGCCGATAGCGAATCCCACACCTCCTTCGGTGAAGGATGCACAGTGGGCCTTCACGCCTCTGGACCGCTTCGTTCAAGCGCCACGCGAAGCCGCAGGTCTCACCGCTTCACCAGATGCGGATCCGGTGGCGTTGGTTCGTCGTGCGACGTATGACCTCACCGGGTTGCCTCCCACGCCTGCGGAAGTGGAGAGCTTTGTCGCTGCCTGCAAGACACCCGGCGGGACGCCCGCGGCGTTCGCGGCCTGGGTGGATCGCCTGCTGGACAATCCGCGCTATGGCGAACGCTGGGGCCGTCACTGGATGGACTGGGTGCGCTATGCGGACACCGCGGGTGACAATTCGGACTATCCCATCCCTCAGGCCTATCTGTATCGGAACTACATCATCGAGTCCTTCAACGCCGACCTGCCTTACAATCGCTTCATCACGGAGCAGATTGCGGGGGATCTGCTCCCGGCGGAGACGCAGCAGCAGCAGAACCGGCAGACCATTGCCACTGGATATCTTGCCATGGCGCGCCGTTTCGGCTCGCTGGTGGAGCGGTATCCCTGGCATCTCACGATTGAGGACACGCTGGACAACATGGGCCGCACCATGATGGGGCTCACTCTGAGTTGCGCGCGTTGCCACGATCACAAGTTTGATCCCATTTCCACGCGCGACTACTACGGACTGTACGGCATCTTCGCCAGCACGAGGTATCCATTCCCCGGCCTTGAGCTCTTTAAAACACAGCGGGATTTTGTGCCGCTCATCCCGCAGGAGGAAGTGCGCAAGACGATGCAGCCCTACCAGGCGAAGACGGATGAACTCACCAGGGAACTCGAGCGTCTGCTGGCGCTGTGTGAAAAGAAGTCACTGGAGAATGCGGCGAAAGAAGGGGAGCGCTCTCTTAACGAACAGCGCCAGGCAAAGGGCGAACTCGATGGCATGCTCTTCAAGGCACGCGAGGCTGGTGAGGCGCTTGCAGACTACTTGAAGACCACACCCGTCATTCCCACGGCGTATGCGGTGCAGGAGGCGAAACCGCTGAATGCACGTGTGCAGATCAAAGGGGAGCCCGACCGGCTGGGTGCGGAGGTGCCGCGGCATTTCCTGGAGGTGCTGGGAGGACAGACGTTGCCGGACCAGGCGCAGTCGGGAAGCGGTCGCCTGGAACTTGCGAAGTGGATCACCGACGAGAAGAATCCACTGACCGCACGTGTCATCGTGAACCGTGTATGGCAGCGGCATTTCGGCACGGGATTGGTGTCGAGCACGAGTGATTTCGGCCTCCGTGGTGAGAAGCCGACGCATCCCGAATTGCTCGATTGGCTGGCACGTGAATTCATGCGCAGCGGGTGGTCCATGAAGCATCTGCACCGGATCATCATGACCTCGCATACGTACCAGCTCTCCAGCCAGGATACGGATGACAATGTGGCCAGTGATCCGGGGAACAAGCTCTACTGGAAATTCACCCGTCAGCGTCTCGACGCAGAATCGCTGCGCGATACCCTGCTCTTCATCAGCGGTGGTCTCGATACCACACCGCAGATGAAGCCCTATGCTTTCCCCCCCTCCAAGCAGTGGGGCTACACACAGCACCATCCCTTCAAGGACGATTACCCCAGCAGCAAGCGCAGCGTCTACCTCATGACGAAGCGCCTCACGGCGAAGAGCTACTTCCAGACCTTCGATGGCGCAGACCCGAACGTGTGCACCAGCAATCGCGACAGTTCGGTCACCGCACTGCAAGCGTTGTACTTCGTGAATGACAAGTTCCTGCACGAGCAAGCGGAACGCTTTGCAAAGAAAATAACCAGGGAATCCCAGAATGATGAGCAACGGCTGGACAGCGCCTTCACGGCGATTCTCTCACGCCTGCCCGATGAAGAGGAATCCACTCTGATGCTGAGCTACGTGAATGAAATGCGCCAGCGCATGCAGCCGGACCCGAGCGGGGATCGACAGGCATGGACCAGCCTGATCCGCACACTGTTCCGGTTGAATGAATTCATGTACCTTGATTGA
- a CDS encoding DUF1501 domain-containing protein — protein MTPFSPQRRTLLRSLFSSSTLLMPGVLSELCAASDEPLNPHRPHTAGKAKRIIFIYATGGVSHIDTFDPKSMAKGRDGTGSDKLMGNIFGAQRNKRCGTEVSDIFPHVRNVMDEICLIRSMKASHFDHSEATLGMHTGSPTFARPSMGSWVSYGLGTFNQNLPSFVVIAPFLPYGGTQVYGSDFLPACHQGTRVIPGDNPIANLRPPGSTKDLQQMELGLVDQMNRRHFASRTHDTALAARIKSFETAFQMQQAAPEAFDVNSEPEHIRRLYGLDRKLKGAGSEFGWQCLVARRLAERGVRFIELIDTGSRPNWDSHGEMKDHAAIAYNVDQPIAALITDLKQRGMLDETIILWATEFGRTPGREGTNGRGHHRDCFSIWLAGGGFKPGHVHGATDELGKYPIEKPVEVHDLHATVLHQLGMDHEKLTFRHAGRDFRLTDVHGHVMDELLI, from the coding sequence ATGACCCCGTTCTCACCCCAGCGCCGCACCCTGCTCCGCTCGCTTTTCAGCAGCTCCACGCTGCTCATGCCGGGTGTGCTGTCCGAGCTGTGCGCGGCATCGGATGAACCGCTCAACCCGCATCGCCCACACACAGCGGGAAAGGCGAAGCGCATCATCTTCATCTACGCGACCGGTGGTGTATCACACATTGATACCTTTGACCCGAAGTCCATGGCGAAGGGACGCGACGGCACCGGATCAGACAAGCTCATGGGGAACATCTTCGGTGCGCAACGCAACAAGCGCTGCGGCACGGAGGTGAGCGATATCTTCCCTCATGTGCGCAATGTCATGGATGAGATCTGCCTCATCCGCAGCATGAAGGCCTCGCACTTCGACCACTCGGAGGCCACGCTCGGCATGCACACGGGGTCGCCCACCTTCGCACGGCCCAGCATGGGATCATGGGTGAGCTATGGCCTTGGCACCTTCAATCAGAATCTGCCGAGCTTCGTGGTCATCGCCCCCTTCCTTCCTTATGGAGGCACGCAGGTGTATGGCAGCGACTTCCTGCCCGCCTGCCACCAGGGCACGCGTGTGATCCCCGGAGATAATCCCATTGCCAATCTGCGTCCGCCAGGGTCCACGAAAGATCTGCAGCAGATGGAACTGGGTCTGGTGGATCAAATGAACCGCCGGCACTTCGCTTCGCGCACGCATGACACGGCTCTCGCGGCACGCATCAAGTCCTTCGAGACCGCCTTCCAGATGCAGCAGGCCGCTCCAGAGGCCTTTGATGTGAACTCAGAGCCGGAGCACATCCGCCGGTTGTATGGGCTCGACCGCAAGCTGAAGGGCGCAGGCTCGGAGTTTGGCTGGCAGTGCCTCGTGGCGCGTCGCCTCGCCGAGCGCGGGGTGCGCTTCATCGAGCTCATCGATACGGGCTCCCGTCCGAACTGGGACTCCCATGGTGAGATGAAGGACCATGCGGCCATCGCTTACAATGTGGATCAGCCCATCGCAGCCCTCATCACGGATCTGAAGCAGCGCGGCATGCTGGATGAGACCATCATCCTTTGGGCCACGGAATTCGGCCGCACCCCCGGGCGTGAAGGAACGAATGGACGCGGACACCATCGCGATTGCTTCAGCATCTGGCTGGCTGGTGGCGGCTTCAAGCCAGGGCATGTGCATGGCGCCACCGATGAACTTGGCAAGTATCCCATCGAAAAGCCTGTGGAGGTCCATGACTTGCATGCCACCGTGTTGCACCAGCTCGGCATGGACCACGAGAAGCTCACCTTCCGTCACGCCGGCCGCGATTTCCGGCTCACGGATGTGCACGGCCACGTGATGGACGAGTTGCTGATTTGA
- a CDS encoding DUF2752 domain-containing protein yields MDTSLQTHGLLRPRVALVLALLCGLTIGAVVLYRNPPGSSWITPPCMMHKITGLHCPGCGSTRATYALLHGDFPGAMKKNIIYVLALPFLGWWAGCSAWRWMCGRPPAPTTPEKVNLQLRLVWAFVAVVALFSVLRNLPWAPFNWLAPH; encoded by the coding sequence ATGGACACCTCCCTCCAGACCCATGGCTTGCTGAGGCCACGTGTCGCGCTGGTGCTGGCACTCCTGTGCGGTCTCACGATTGGCGCGGTGGTCCTCTATCGCAATCCACCCGGCAGCTCGTGGATCACGCCCCCCTGCATGATGCACAAGATCACGGGGCTGCACTGCCCGGGCTGCGGCTCCACGCGGGCGACCTATGCGCTGCTGCATGGCGACTTCCCCGGCGCGATGAAGAAGAACATCATCTACGTGCTCGCCCTTCCCTTCCTTGGCTGGTGGGCAGGGTGCAGTGCGTGGCGCTGGATGTGCGGCCGGCCCCCTGCTCCGACGACACCAGAAAAGGTGAATCTCCAGCTCCGCCTCGTCTGGGCATTCGTGGCCGTCGTGGCGCTCTTCTCCGTGTTGCGGAACCTTCCCTGGGCACCCTTCAACTGGCTCGCACCGCATTGA
- a CDS encoding GYF domain-containing protein, translating to MYYVGKNGQQTGPFTLEQVQAKYISGEILPTDLMWKEGTADWKAASAFSELAAPTPAPSPAYGAPGSSPVSLSKSDPAPTVLPPSSATPGAPNTGYPVAGPVGPRQNPMAITGLVLGIVSLFSWCCCFVGLPVSIAGIVFSIIGLNQIKKDPINQLGKPLAITGLVLSILGLLVLIVAVAINGVASYADIQRQLNEAR from the coding sequence ATGTACTACGTCGGAAAGAATGGACAGCAGACCGGCCCCTTCACCCTTGAACAGGTGCAGGCCAAGTATATCAGCGGCGAGATCCTCCCCACAGACCTCATGTGGAAGGAAGGCACCGCTGATTGGAAAGCGGCCAGTGCCTTCTCCGAACTGGCTGCCCCCACTCCAGCGCCCAGCCCGGCCTACGGTGCGCCGGGCTCCTCGCCAGTCTCTCTCTCCAAGTCAGACCCTGCCCCGACAGTGCTGCCGCCCTCCTCTGCCACCCCCGGTGCGCCGAACACCGGCTACCCTGTGGCTGGCCCTGTCGGCCCCCGGCAGAACCCCATGGCCATCACTGGCCTGGTGCTTGGCATTGTATCCCTCTTCTCCTGGTGCTGTTGCTTCGTCGGTTTGCCCGTCAGCATCGCGGGCATTGTCTTCTCCATCATCGGCCTGAACCAGATCAAGAAGGACCCCATCAACCAGCTTGGAAAGCCTCTTGCCATCACGGGTCTCGTCCTTTCCATCCTGGGTCTGCTCGTCCTCATCGTAGCAGTGGCTATCAATGGTGTGGCGAGCTATGCTGACATTCAACGGCAGCTCAATGAGGCCAGATAG
- a CDS encoding DUF4339 domain-containing protein, with protein sequence MAYTIQHQTKKLGPYDLGQVRAMAEAGEVSGADLVWKEGSSVPTTVAVLLQGAEGEASPDVESSATSPPVFKKGAALTSFYLAALGLIPGIGIFCAIPAIFFGLKGLKDTKADPQSRERMHALVGVFVGGFLTLMYALVITFVFMKMMKPAGE encoded by the coding sequence ATGGCTTACACGATTCAGCATCAAACGAAGAAGCTCGGTCCCTACGACCTTGGCCAGGTGCGTGCCATGGCCGAAGCCGGCGAGGTCTCGGGTGCGGATCTGGTGTGGAAGGAAGGCTCATCGGTTCCCACCACGGTGGCAGTCTTGCTGCAGGGCGCGGAAGGCGAGGCATCACCGGATGTGGAGAGTTCCGCCACGTCGCCACCCGTGTTCAAGAAGGGTGCGGCGCTAACCTCATTTTATCTCGCCGCCTTGGGGCTGATTCCCGGCATCGGAATCTTCTGCGCCATCCCCGCCATCTTCTTTGGACTCAAGGGATTGAAGGATACAAAAGCCGACCCGCAGAGTCGGGAGCGCATGCACGCGCTGGTAGGGGTGTTCGTCGGCGGATTCCTGACCCTGATGTATGCGTTGGTGATCACCTTCGTTTTCATGAAGATGATGAAGCCCGCCGGGGAGTGA
- the wrbA gene encoding NAD(P)H:quinone oxidoreductase produces MSTKVKVIFYSLYGHIYQMAEAVAAGAREAGAEVELLQVQETLSDDIIAKMGATEAKKAFAHVPIADPKKLAEADAIIFGTGTRYGSATAQMQTFFDATGGLWTTGALVGKVGGVFTSTASQHGGQETTLISMQTFLFHQGMVVVGVPYAAQELLNMKEITGGSPYGATTITDAQGQRLPSENELAIARYQGKHTAQIAAKVAAK; encoded by the coding sequence ATGAGCACCAAGGTCAAAGTCATCTTCTACAGCCTGTACGGACACATCTACCAAATGGCGGAGGCCGTGGCGGCCGGTGCTCGCGAAGCCGGTGCAGAGGTGGAACTCCTGCAGGTGCAGGAAACCCTCTCGGATGACATCATCGCCAAGATGGGCGCGACCGAGGCCAAGAAGGCCTTTGCGCATGTGCCCATCGCTGATCCCAAGAAGCTTGCCGAAGCGGACGCCATCATCTTCGGCACCGGCACGCGCTACGGCAGCGCGACCGCGCAGATGCAGACCTTCTTCGATGCTACCGGGGGCCTCTGGACCACCGGTGCGCTCGTAGGGAAGGTGGGAGGCGTCTTCACCTCCACCGCCAGCCAGCACGGCGGACAGGAAACGACTTTGATCAGCATGCAGACCTTCCTCTTCCACCAGGGCATGGTGGTCGTGGGTGTGCCCTATGCCGCGCAGGAACTGCTGAACATGAAAGAAATCACCGGTGGCTCTCCCTATGGCGCCACGACCATTACTGATGCCCAGGGCCAGCGTCTGCCGAGCGAGAATGAGCTGGCGATTGCGCGCTACCAAGGCAAACACACGGCGCAGATCGCGGCCAAGGTGGCGGCGAAGTAG
- a CDS encoding RNA polymerase sigma factor — MSGGAHSIPPGDIFATTRWTLVLAAGQRSTPESEVALEELCRTYWYPLYAYVRRRGHAKEDAEDLTQAFFARLLEKNSLQGLSSERGKFRAFLLAALKHFLANEWDRASRQKRGGGAVHLSLDWESGDERYQCDVVDTLSPDLQYDRAWAVTLLDRVVARLREEHMAEQKTELFDALKPFLTMEKGAIPYIEVASTMQMSEGAARVSVHRLRLRYREILREEIAQTLADPSTVADEMQALFASFAG; from the coding sequence ATGTCCGGCGGAGCACATTCCATCCCCCCTGGTGACATCTTCGCCACCACGCGCTGGACCCTGGTGCTGGCAGCGGGGCAGCGCAGCACACCAGAGTCCGAAGTGGCATTGGAGGAACTCTGCCGCACGTACTGGTACCCGCTCTACGCGTATGTGCGGCGTCGCGGTCATGCGAAGGAAGATGCCGAGGATCTCACACAGGCATTCTTCGCGCGTTTGCTGGAAAAGAATTCCCTTCAGGGTCTCAGCAGTGAGCGCGGAAAGTTTCGCGCATTCCTCCTAGCAGCGTTGAAGCATTTCCTCGCGAATGAATGGGACCGCGCCTCGCGTCAGAAACGCGGCGGTGGCGCTGTGCATCTCTCGCTGGATTGGGAGAGTGGTGATGAACGCTACCAGTGCGATGTGGTGGACACGCTGAGTCCCGATCTCCAGTACGACCGCGCGTGGGCCGTCACTCTGCTGGATCGGGTGGTGGCGCGACTCCGTGAAGAGCACATGGCGGAACAGAAGACCGAACTGTTCGATGCATTGAAGCCCTTCCTCACCATGGAGAAGGGGGCCATCCCCTATATTGAGGTGGCTTCCACCATGCAAATGAGCGAGGGCGCGGCACGCGTGTCCGTGCATCGGTTGCGACTGCGGTATCGCGAAATTTTGCGTGAAGAGATTGCCCAGACCCTGGCGGACCCCTCCACGGTGGCAGATGAGATGCAGGCGCTCTTTGCATCCTTTGCTGGTTGA
- a CDS encoding serine/threonine-protein kinase, producing the protein MNTTPPSGTPPEAKKCVQCGALLPAGRLEGLCAACLLQQGVMTDSPTQGGASSFEPPSIADVARLFPQLEILAFIGRGGMGAVYKARQPSLDRFVALKLLATHRTDAAFTERFGREARALAKLVHPNIVAVHDFGQVEGWNYILMEFVDGVTLRQLERSGRLSPREALQIVPQVCDALQFAHDNGVVHRDIKPENVLMDTRGRVKIADFGIAKLIQRPEGDAFLTGAQEVMGTPHYMAPEQVERPQEVDHRADIYSLGVVFYELLTGELPLGRFQPPSRKVTVDVRLDEVVLRALEKAPEMRYQTAAEFRTQVETVMVTPNIPAPADTPENAGEEGEVMLNEQLWKAVPVVAILMAFFNPWGGSGWIVFAAACAVLAVLPPIPLGASPHVAHRRRIYEAMGLRSRWAQWCCSLGWLGFIGFLGFLPTWEPFRGFLGFFGFCGLAVIIEAIARGYAKATGRPLAPPANRERVLRNFGTRMLFTIVIAVITAMLLRAYFVEPFRAATDAAAPEIPQGSHMLVWKIATRYSRGDLIAYRYNGVVCVGRIKSTSRDQFTLSHYNRPDVIISRGAVVGRVISVYWRPPMPEQSSAAASVFGPTTERVIPAPGPGVPSVLSFRTGRLESPPRSISEKFERGEPILTAENLKWLRDADGDVVMQASLDGTLRMIEAVAMRPAVNGRTFRWDDITPDEVERFVKQADWERRQYIQDGGNGFMAITAFSPDVLFFITRRGTKGVLEVFPMAPGDRSVKVRYKMVTTPSLYPNAPDHPSSH; encoded by the coding sequence ATGAATACCACACCGCCATCTGGCACGCCCCCGGAAGCGAAGAAATGCGTCCAGTGCGGCGCCCTCCTGCCTGCGGGCAGGCTGGAGGGGCTGTGTGCCGCGTGCCTGCTGCAGCAGGGAGTCATGACAGACTCGCCCACGCAGGGCGGTGCTTCGTCCTTTGAACCGCCTTCGATCGCGGACGTCGCGCGCCTTTTTCCGCAACTGGAGATCCTCGCCTTCATTGGTCGCGGCGGCATGGGGGCGGTGTACAAGGCGCGGCAACCGTCGCTGGATCGGTTTGTAGCGCTGAAACTCCTCGCCACCCACCGCACGGACGCAGCCTTCACCGAGCGGTTCGGGCGGGAGGCACGCGCTCTTGCGAAGCTGGTGCACCCGAACATCGTCGCCGTGCATGACTTCGGTCAGGTGGAAGGGTGGAACTACATCCTCATGGAGTTCGTGGATGGCGTGACCCTGCGACAACTCGAACGCTCCGGACGACTCTCTCCCCGCGAGGCGCTGCAGATTGTGCCGCAGGTTTGTGACGCCCTGCAATTCGCCCATGACAACGGCGTGGTGCATCGCGACATCAAGCCGGAGAATGTGCTGATGGACACGCGAGGCCGCGTGAAGATTGCGGACTTCGGCATCGCGAAGCTGATACAGCGTCCCGAAGGGGATGCCTTCCTGACGGGCGCACAGGAGGTCATGGGCACGCCGCACTACATGGCACCCGAGCAGGTGGAGCGTCCGCAGGAAGTGGATCACCGCGCGGACATCTACTCCCTCGGCGTAGTGTTCTATGAGCTGCTTACCGGCGAGCTGCCTCTCGGAAGATTCCAGCCACCTTCACGCAAAGTCACGGTGGATGTGCGGCTGGACGAGGTGGTGCTTCGTGCCCTGGAGAAGGCTCCAGAGATGCGCTACCAGACGGCTGCAGAATTTCGCACGCAGGTGGAGACGGTGATGGTGACACCGAATATCCCTGCTCCTGCCGACACCCCGGAAAACGCTGGAGAAGAGGGAGAAGTCATGCTCAACGAGCAACTCTGGAAAGCAGTGCCGGTGGTCGCCATTCTGATGGCGTTCTTCAATCCTTGGGGTGGATCGGGGTGGATTGTCTTTGCCGCAGCCTGCGCGGTGCTGGCCGTGCTGCCCCCCATCCCCTTGGGAGCATCGCCACATGTCGCCCATCGCCGGCGCATCTACGAAGCGATGGGCCTCCGCTCACGGTGGGCACAATGGTGCTGCAGCCTGGGCTGGCTTGGATTCATCGGTTTTCTCGGTTTTCTGCCCACGTGGGAGCCATTCCGGGGGTTCTTGGGATTCTTCGGCTTTTGTGGTCTCGCGGTAATCATCGAGGCCATTGCGCGTGGGTACGCCAAAGCAACCGGCAGACCACTCGCTCCACCCGCGAACCGGGAGCGGGTACTGCGCAACTTCGGCACCCGGATGCTATTCACCATTGTCATCGCGGTCATCACGGCGATGCTGCTCCGCGCCTATTTCGTGGAGCCCTTCCGCGCTGCCACGGACGCTGCCGCGCCGGAGATTCCCCAGGGCAGTCACATGCTGGTGTGGAAAATCGCCACCCGGTATTCACGCGGAGACCTGATTGCCTATCGCTACAACGGAGTGGTTTGTGTGGGCCGGATCAAAAGCACCAGCAGGGACCAGTTCACCCTGTCGCACTACAACCGACCTGATGTCATCATTTCACGTGGAGCGGTGGTGGGCCGTGTGATCAGCGTCTACTGGAGGCCACCGATGCCAGAGCAGAGCAGTGCGGCGGCGAGCGTCTTTGGTCCCACCACGGAGCGTGTCATTCCCGCACCAGGGCCAGGTGTTCCCTCCGTGCTCTCCTTCCGCACCGGCCGCCTGGAATCTCCCCCGCGCTCGATTTCGGAAAAGTTTGAGCGAGGAGAACCCATCCTCACCGCAGAGAATTTGAAATGGCTGCGTGACGCTGATGGCGATGTAGTGATGCAGGCCTCCCTCGATGGCACTCTGCGCATGATCGAAGCGGTGGCCATGCGTCCAGCGGTGAATGGACGCACCTTCAGATGGGATGACATCACGCCAGACGAGGTCGAGCGCTTTGTGAAGCAGGCCGACTGGGAGCGCAGACAGTACATACAGGATGGAGGCAACGGCTTCATGGCGATCACGGCTTTCTCTCCCGATGTTCTTTTCTTCATCACACGACGCGGCACCAAGGGGGTGCTGGAAGTCTTCCCCATGGCTCCCGGTGATCGCAGTGTGAAGGTGCGGTACAAGATGGTTACCACCCCTTCGCTGTATCCCAACGCTCCCGACCACCCCTCCTCGCACTGA
- a CDS encoding heparan-alpha-glucosaminide N-acetyltransferase domain-containing protein codes for MPILTSRLSWIDWMRGLAVVGMLVTHVMNAFLHPDHEHAAWRHEFTSYSGLVAPSFFWIAGYVQGLAIRRAHREGRPVGGFRRWHRLGIILLIGYLLHLPLAHWLKGDFGAESWKTFLQVDALQCLAASLALLLAMGIAGVRWFDGLVLLTGAATVFIAPLAGSWSTGFWFVDAWLNHNTGSLFPLFPWFGFAAAGCLASRWEPSWKWYVPLAVALMAAGYVFEPTPWSYTHPTFFGERLGWVCLLAVAVHGVAGWFAPQWLLLAGRESLFVYVSHLLILFSIPFTGKPLQEAVGRTLSPWQVVLLSVALATVCLVLASLNERRKHRLLARAKVT; via the coding sequence ATGCCCATCCTCACCTCACGCCTTTCCTGGATCGATTGGATGCGGGGCCTTGCCGTGGTGGGAATGCTGGTCACGCATGTGATGAATGCCTTCCTGCATCCGGACCATGAGCACGCGGCGTGGCGGCATGAGTTCACCTCTTACAGTGGATTGGTCGCGCCCAGCTTTTTCTGGATCGCGGGTTATGTGCAGGGTCTCGCCATCCGCAGGGCACATCGGGAAGGGAGACCTGTGGGCGGATTCCGGCGCTGGCACCGGCTGGGCATCATTCTGCTCATCGGTTACCTGCTGCATCTGCCGCTCGCGCATTGGTTGAAGGGTGACTTTGGCGCGGAAAGCTGGAAGACCTTCCTCCAGGTGGATGCCCTCCAGTGCCTCGCCGCGAGTCTTGCCCTGCTGCTGGCCATGGGCATTGCTGGTGTGCGCTGGTTTGATGGGTTGGTGCTATTGACGGGTGCTGCAACCGTGTTCATTGCTCCCCTCGCAGGATCGTGGAGTACGGGGTTCTGGTTTGTGGACGCGTGGCTGAATCACAACACAGGCTCGTTGTTCCCGCTCTTCCCGTGGTTTGGATTCGCGGCTGCGGGTTGCCTGGCCAGCCGCTGGGAGCCTTCGTGGAAATGGTATGTGCCTCTCGCCGTGGCGCTCATGGCCGCGGGGTATGTGTTCGAGCCCACGCCGTGGTCGTACACGCATCCCACCTTCTTTGGCGAGCGCCTGGGCTGGGTGTGTTTGCTTGCTGTTGCGGTGCATGGCGTGGCGGGATGGTTTGCACCGCAGTGGCTTCTGCTGGCCGGACGGGAATCCCTCTTCGTGTATGTGTCCCACCTGCTGATCCTGTTCTCCATTCCCTTCACAGGAAAGCCCTTGCAAGAAGCGGTTGGCCGTACGCTCTCACCCTGGCAGGTGGTGCTGCTCTCCGTCGCGCTGGCGACCGTCTGCCTCGTGCTGGCATCACTCAATGAGCGCCGGAAGCACCGCCTGCTGGCCAGGGCCAAAGTGACATGA